In Nonomuraea muscovyensis, one genomic interval encodes:
- a CDS encoding TetR/AcrR family transcriptional regulator — MKSARNGRDGRTRIIEGALRRFSQDGVSATTLSDLRKESGVSVGSFYHHFTGKDHVFSVLYAEILTAYQEAFLAELESHESARDGIEAVVAFHMRWAGEHPERARLLISERPPRKHELGGAEVAEARRAFFRRVSDWWRPHMDNGLLRQVHPTMCYVLWLGPAQEVCRLWFAGAHTPTDEEIKGLGEAAWQSLRRHAD, encoded by the coding sequence GTGAAGAGTGCCAGGAACGGACGTGACGGGCGGACCCGCATCATCGAGGGGGCCCTCCGCCGATTCAGTCAGGACGGCGTGTCGGCCACCACACTGAGCGATCTCCGCAAGGAGAGCGGCGTCAGCGTCGGTAGCTTCTACCACCACTTCACCGGCAAGGACCACGTCTTCAGCGTGCTCTACGCCGAGATACTCACGGCCTACCAGGAGGCGTTCCTCGCCGAGCTGGAGAGCCACGAGTCGGCCCGCGACGGCATCGAGGCCGTCGTCGCCTTCCACATGCGCTGGGCCGGCGAGCATCCCGAGCGCGCCAGGCTGCTGATCAGCGAGCGGCCGCCGCGCAAGCACGAGCTGGGCGGCGCCGAGGTGGCCGAGGCGCGCCGCGCGTTCTTCCGCCGCGTGTCCGACTGGTGGCGGCCGCACATGGACAACGGCCTGCTCCGGCAGGTGCACCCGACGATGTGCTACGTCCTGTGGCTCGGACCGGCGCAGGAGGTGTGCCGCCTGTGGTTCGCCGGGGCGCACACGCCGACCGACGAGGAGATCAAGGGGCTGGGCGAGGCCGCCTGGCAGAGCCTCCGCCGGCACGCCGACTGA
- a CDS encoding DUF7059 domain-containing protein, with translation MVRVERLRDHLHETGYTIDGVRDRLGDVAASALAREELVPALRATAGGEPLGALIRLWWLGVAVPRAWLAPAVLESGLVTVAGEQVTADVHLQPWETGGYVVSDRKVRPGDPALRPDHVVGAGGASANLAQLVSRRPVGRALDLGTGCGVQVLHLAGRAEEIVATDLNPRAVELARLSWELSGVRGVDARVGSMFEPVRDELFDLVVANPPFVISPAGNLTYRETGEDGDAFCRDLVRQAPRHLTPGGQAHFLANWLHVEGEDWRDRVGGWLADTDCDAWVVERDVQDPAEYVELWLRDAAEQGTPGYAEHYDRWLAWFEQRKVEAVGFGWITLRNSGALDPVVRVERLTHQVTLPVGDYVDDVLDSIAAAHRVQDLNSACLRTADGLLDERIGLPGAEDPMRIVLRQTTGLRRSREVGTVEAALAGVCDGELALGPLLNVIAELVGNGDIPHADAVRPLIAEGYFHL, from the coding sequence ATGGTGCGCGTGGAACGACTGCGCGATCATCTGCACGAAACCGGCTACACGATTGACGGCGTCCGCGACCGGCTGGGCGACGTGGCGGCCTCGGCCCTGGCGCGCGAGGAGCTGGTCCCGGCTCTGCGCGCGACGGCCGGCGGTGAGCCGCTCGGCGCGCTGATCCGCCTGTGGTGGCTGGGCGTGGCCGTCCCGCGGGCGTGGCTGGCCCCGGCCGTGCTGGAGTCCGGGCTGGTCACCGTGGCCGGCGAGCAGGTCACCGCCGACGTGCACCTCCAGCCGTGGGAGACGGGCGGCTACGTGGTCTCCGACCGCAAGGTGCGCCCCGGCGACCCGGCGCTGCGCCCCGACCACGTGGTCGGCGCGGGCGGCGCCTCGGCCAACCTCGCCCAGCTCGTCTCCCGCCGACCCGTGGGGCGGGCGCTCGATCTCGGCACCGGCTGCGGCGTGCAGGTGCTCCACCTCGCCGGGCGGGCCGAGGAGATCGTGGCCACGGACCTCAACCCGCGCGCCGTCGAGCTGGCCCGGCTGAGCTGGGAGCTGTCGGGCGTGCGCGGGGTGGACGCCCGGGTGGGCTCGATGTTCGAGCCGGTGCGCGACGAGCTGTTCGACCTCGTCGTCGCCAACCCGCCGTTCGTCATCTCACCCGCCGGAAACCTGACCTACCGCGAGACGGGGGAGGACGGCGACGCCTTCTGCCGCGACCTCGTCCGGCAGGCCCCCCGCCACCTCACCCCCGGCGGCCAGGCCCACTTCCTGGCCAACTGGCTGCACGTCGAGGGCGAGGACTGGCGCGACCGCGTCGGCGGCTGGCTGGCCGACACCGACTGCGACGCCTGGGTGGTGGAGCGCGACGTCCAGGACCCCGCCGAGTACGTCGAGCTGTGGCTCAGGGACGCCGCGGAGCAGGGCACGCCCGGCTACGCCGAGCACTACGACCGCTGGCTGGCGTGGTTCGAGCAGCGCAAGGTCGAGGCGGTCGGGTTCGGCTGGATCACACTGCGCAACTCCGGCGCCCTCGACCCGGTGGTCCGCGTGGAGCGGCTCACCCACCAGGTCACGCTTCCTGTGGGCGACTACGTGGACGACGTGCTCGACTCCATCGCGGCCGCCCACCGCGTCCAGGACCTCAACTCGGCCTGTCTGCGCACGGCCGACGGGCTGCTGGACGAACGCATCGGCCTGCCCGGCGCCGAGGACCCGATGCGGATCGTGCTCCGCCAGACCACCGGCCTGCGCCGCAGCAGGGAGGTCGGCACGGTCGAGGCCGCGCTGGCCGGCGTGTGTGACGGCGAGCTGGCGCTCGGCCCGCTGCTCAACGTGATCGCCGAGCTGGTCGGCAACGGCGACATCCCGCACGCCGACGCGGTCCGCCCGCTCATCGCCGAGGGCTACTTCCACCTTTGA
- a CDS encoding amidohydrolase family protein, with translation MTTPLLPDPDPRRRDYVIISADDHLIEPPDLFEGRLPEKYADVAPKVVETEAGHQVWRYGGATYPCAAMDVGAGLPREQRTLEPIRFEHMRPGCHDIEARIEDMDVAGIWAALCFPGMLAGQAGMPFARTRDQDLGLALVKAWNDWHIEVWAGTYPERVIGLQLPWLPDPDVAAKEIRANAARGFKAVVFPEFPTRVRLPSIHSGHWDPFFAACEETGTVVALHTGASSWAPVPSPDTPIEAITTLIPTSAMFACADWLWSGVPLRFPNLRILIVEGGVGWLPLLAERADYALDHPVAGDAAWDGGLKPSEVLRRNFFFGTLDDHALSGVRLAVGLDHVLQESGYPHSDSTWPDTQQAVARNLGALPPADIARVAYGNAARLFGHPLPSRAWLRMEEI, from the coding sequence GTGACTACGCCGCTGCTCCCCGACCCCGATCCGAGGCGGCGCGACTATGTGATCATCTCCGCCGACGATCACCTGATCGAGCCGCCGGACCTCTTCGAGGGCCGGTTACCGGAGAAATACGCCGATGTCGCGCCCAAGGTCGTGGAGACGGAGGCCGGTCACCAGGTCTGGCGCTACGGCGGGGCCACCTACCCGTGCGCGGCCATGGACGTGGGCGCCGGGCTGCCGCGCGAGCAGCGCACCCTGGAGCCGATCCGCTTCGAGCACATGCGCCCCGGCTGCCACGACATCGAGGCCCGCATCGAGGACATGGACGTGGCCGGGATCTGGGCCGCGCTCTGCTTCCCCGGCATGCTCGCCGGGCAGGCGGGCATGCCGTTCGCCAGGACCCGCGACCAGGACCTCGGGCTGGCGCTGGTCAAGGCGTGGAACGACTGGCACATCGAGGTCTGGGCCGGCACCTACCCCGAGCGCGTGATCGGCCTGCAGCTTCCCTGGTTGCCCGACCCCGACGTGGCCGCCAAGGAGATCCGGGCCAACGCCGCCCGCGGGTTCAAGGCCGTGGTCTTCCCCGAGTTCCCGACGCGGGTGCGGCTGCCGTCGATCCACAGCGGCCACTGGGACCCGTTCTTCGCCGCCTGCGAGGAGACCGGCACGGTCGTGGCGCTGCACACCGGCGCGTCGAGCTGGGCGCCGGTGCCCTCGCCCGACACGCCGATCGAGGCGATCACCACGCTGATCCCGACGAGCGCCATGTTCGCCTGCGCCGACTGGCTCTGGTCGGGCGTGCCGCTGCGCTTCCCCAACCTGCGCATCCTCATCGTCGAGGGCGGGGTGGGCTGGCTGCCGCTGCTGGCCGAGCGGGCCGACTACGCGCTCGACCACCCGGTGGCGGGCGACGCGGCGTGGGACGGCGGGCTCAAGCCGAGCGAGGTGCTGCGCCGCAACTTCTTCTTCGGCACACTCGACGACCACGCCCTTTCGGGGGTGCGCCTGGCGGTCGGCCTCGACCACGTGCTCCAGGAGAGCGGCTATCCCCACTCCGACTCGACCTGGCCCGACACGCAGCAGGCCGTGGCCCGCAACCTCGGCGCGCTGCCGCCGGCCGACATCGCCCGCGTCGCCTACGGCAACGCCGCCCGCCTCTTCGGCCACCCGCTGCCCTCACGTGCCTGGCTGCGGATGGAGGAGATCTAG
- a CDS encoding AfsR/SARP family transcriptional regulator gives MAGQSVESGLRFAVLGPVRAWRDGEELDLGTPLQRSILGMLLLREGRAVSPTELIDAVWGEEAPPRALGALRTYVSRLRTVLEPGRPARSRPEILTSVGRGYALRLSDGALDLTRFERAVHDAEAARKAGHLGEAAVALREALALFDGEPLTGTVGPYAEHQRDRLVERRIGVIETLMDVDLELGEHAAVVSELIALTAEHPLRERLRAQLMLAYYRCGRQGDALAVFTETREALVEELGIEPGPELTALHQRILAADPSLAPAAPTPAAPAPAAPAPGTAAAPEPAGAEEPAHELPRPAQLPAAVNDFTGRKEIAGRLRALLSAQSSAEGVPVVAICGIGGVGKTTLAVHVAHAADDLFPDGQLYADLRGYTDEAIAPESALRAFLRALGVPPDVIPEGLAERSALFRSLLADRRILVLLDNARDAGQVGHLLPGSPGCAAIVTSRVKLADLPSARLIDLDVMEPDEALSLFAAVAGPERVAAEHGAAMDVVAACGFLPLAVRIVAARLAARPSWTVESLVPRLADEQRRLDELRVGNLAVEATFALGYGQLDPAQQRAFRLLSLPNGPDISAGAAAAVLALNAFEAEDVLESLVDASLLEAPAPGRYRYHDLLKLFARRTMDKTEQPQAHTPVLRRLLGYYLASAQSAHRLAYEGSSIADNLVEIGSGRSFGGADEAVAWLIAEGDSLFAAINQAAAASPATDQLLPAADLLVAMEPLLESGTHTREFDQATRAVLAAARGIGDPGSELRSRYVLGRVLFAGNRLTEAEEQFRIVHELSVARGEKVVTGEVMNALAVVVGRQRRHTEALSWFESAMRHYREHGIPAGEALVLSYSARDHLGLGRAEDAITAAERGLEIFTELGSGAGTARARYHLGIVLSRVGRLTEAVHHHAECLAFFRAGKQRVWEQRVCSRLAETFIAAQRYADAVRHAEQALVVSRNIGHPYGEALSLTVLGKALKGLGDIARSADCLRQAFDIFSRLGAPEAGDLRLLLDTAQVVES, from the coding sequence ATGGCTGGTCAGAGCGTCGAAAGCGGGTTGCGCTTCGCCGTGCTCGGTCCCGTGCGCGCGTGGCGTGATGGCGAGGAGCTCGACCTGGGCACCCCGTTGCAGCGTTCGATCCTGGGCATGCTGCTGCTGAGGGAGGGCCGGGCTGTCAGCCCGACCGAGCTCATCGACGCGGTGTGGGGCGAGGAAGCACCCCCGCGGGCGCTCGGCGCGCTGCGCACGTACGTCTCCCGGCTGCGCACCGTGCTCGAACCCGGCCGGCCCGCCCGCTCGCGGCCCGAGATCCTCACCTCCGTCGGCCGCGGCTACGCGCTGCGCCTGTCCGACGGGGCACTCGACCTGACCCGGTTCGAGCGGGCCGTCCACGACGCCGAGGCGGCGCGCAAGGCCGGCCACCTCGGCGAGGCCGCCGTCGCGCTGCGGGAGGCGCTCGCCCTGTTCGACGGCGAGCCGCTGACGGGGACCGTCGGCCCGTACGCCGAGCACCAGCGCGACCGGCTGGTCGAGCGCCGGATCGGCGTGATCGAGACGCTCATGGACGTCGATCTCGAACTGGGCGAGCACGCCGCGGTCGTGTCGGAGCTGATCGCGCTGACCGCCGAGCACCCGCTGCGCGAGCGGCTGCGCGCCCAGCTCATGCTCGCCTACTACCGGTGCGGGCGGCAGGGCGACGCGCTCGCCGTCTTCACCGAGACCCGCGAGGCGCTGGTCGAGGAGCTGGGCATCGAGCCGGGCCCCGAGCTCACGGCGCTGCACCAGCGCATCCTCGCGGCCGACCCGTCGCTCGCCCCCGCCGCCCCCACACCCGCCGCCCCTGCTCCGGCCGCCCCTGCTCCGGGCACCGCGGCGGCGCCGGAGCCGGCCGGCGCCGAGGAGCCGGCCCACGAGTTGCCCCGCCCGGCGCAGCTCCCGGCCGCGGTCAACGACTTCACCGGGCGCAAGGAGATCGCCGGACGGCTGCGCGCGCTGCTGTCGGCGCAGTCGTCGGCCGAGGGCGTGCCCGTGGTCGCCATCTGCGGGATCGGCGGCGTCGGCAAGACCACGCTGGCCGTGCACGTGGCCCACGCGGCCGACGACCTGTTCCCCGACGGGCAGCTCTACGCCGACCTGCGCGGCTACACCGACGAGGCGATCGCGCCCGAGTCGGCGCTGCGCGCGTTCCTGCGGGCGCTCGGCGTCCCGCCCGACGTCATCCCCGAAGGGCTCGCCGAGCGCTCGGCGCTGTTCCGGTCGCTGCTCGCCGACCGGCGCATCCTCGTGCTGCTGGACAACGCCCGTGACGCCGGGCAGGTCGGCCACCTGCTGCCGGGCTCGCCGGGCTGCGCGGCGATCGTCACCAGCCGGGTCAAGCTGGCCGACCTGCCCTCGGCCCGGCTCATCGACCTCGACGTGATGGAGCCGGACGAGGCCCTCTCGCTGTTCGCGGCGGTGGCCGGGCCCGAGCGGGTCGCGGCCGAGCACGGCGCGGCCATGGACGTGGTGGCGGCGTGCGGGTTCCTGCCGCTGGCCGTACGGATCGTGGCCGCCCGGCTGGCCGCGCGGCCCTCGTGGACGGTGGAGTCGCTGGTGCCGCGGCTGGCCGACGAGCAGCGCCGCCTCGACGAGCTGCGGGTGGGCAACCTCGCCGTGGAGGCGACGTTCGCGCTGGGCTATGGGCAGCTCGACCCCGCCCAGCAGCGGGCGTTCCGGCTGTTGTCGCTGCCCAACGGCCCCGACATCTCAGCCGGCGCCGCGGCGGCCGTGCTGGCGCTCAACGCGTTCGAGGCCGAGGACGTGCTGGAGTCGCTGGTCGACGCCAGCCTGCTGGAGGCTCCGGCACCGGGCCGCTACCGCTACCACGACCTGCTCAAGCTGTTCGCCCGGCGCACCATGGACAAGACCGAGCAGCCGCAGGCCCACACGCCGGTGCTGCGGCGGCTGCTCGGCTACTACCTCGCCTCCGCCCAGTCGGCCCACCGGCTGGCCTACGAGGGCAGCTCCATCGCCGACAACCTGGTGGAGATCGGCAGCGGGCGGAGCTTCGGCGGCGCCGACGAGGCCGTCGCCTGGCTGATCGCCGAGGGCGACTCGCTGTTCGCCGCGATCAACCAGGCCGCCGCGGCCTCGCCCGCGACCGACCAGCTCCTGCCGGCCGCCGACCTGCTGGTCGCCATGGAGCCGCTGCTGGAGTCGGGCACCCACACGCGCGAGTTCGACCAAGCCACCCGCGCCGTGCTCGCCGCCGCGCGCGGCATCGGCGACCCCGGCAGCGAGCTGCGCTCCCGCTACGTGCTGGGCCGGGTGCTGTTCGCGGGCAACCGGCTGACCGAGGCCGAGGAGCAGTTCAGGATCGTGCACGAGCTGTCGGTGGCCCGCGGTGAGAAGGTCGTCACCGGCGAGGTGATGAACGCGCTGGCCGTGGTCGTCGGCAGGCAGCGCCGCCACACCGAGGCCCTGTCGTGGTTCGAGTCGGCCATGCGCCACTACCGCGAGCACGGCATCCCGGCCGGCGAGGCGCTCGTGCTCAGCTACTCCGCCCGCGACCACCTCGGCCTCGGCCGGGCCGAGGACGCCATCACCGCGGCCGAGCGAGGTCTGGAGATCTTCACCGAGCTCGGCAGCGGCGCCGGCACCGCCCGGGCCCGCTACCACCTCGGCATCGTGCTGTCGCGGGTCGGCCGGCTCACCGAGGCCGTCCACCACCACGCCGAGTGCCTGGCCTTCTTCCGGGCCGGCAAGCAGCGCGTGTGGGAGCAGCGGGTGTGCTCGCGGCTGGCGGAGACGTTCATCGCCGCGCAGCGCTACGCCGACGCCGTCCGGCACGCCGAGCAGGCCCTGGTGGTGTCGCGGAACATCGGACACCCCTACGGCGAGGCGCTGTCGCTGACCGTCCTCGGCAAGGCGCTGAAGGGCCTCGGCGACATCGCGCGCAGCGCCGACTGCCTACGTCAGGCCTTCGACATCTTCTCCCGGCTCGGTGCTCCCGAGGCCGGGGACCTCAGGCTCCTCCTCGACACCGCCCAGGTCGTCGAGTCCTGA
- a CDS encoding zinc-dependent alcohol dehydrogenase, which produces MKATCWMGRNKVEVLDVPDPRLLNARDAVVRITSTAICGSDLHLVDGYIPTVKKGDVLGHEFMGEVVEVGPEVRNLRVGDRVVVPFPIACGNCFACEEGLYSICENSNPNAGLAEKFMGHSPAGIFGYSHMLGGFAGGQAEYARVPFADVGPIKIEDDLPDDKVLFLSDILPTGYMGAEMCDIRPGQTVAVWGAGPVGLFAVTSAHLLGAGKVICIDRFPYRLRKAEQAGAHPLNYEEVEVLEALRDLTGGRGPDACIDAVGMEAHHPTPAMYAYDRAKQAARMETERPYALREAILACRNGGVVSVIGVYGGLLDKFPMGSLMNRSLTIRTGQCHVQRYLRPLLDRIRAGEIDPSFVISHRLPLSEAPRGFEMFKHKQDECTKVVLTP; this is translated from the coding sequence ATGAAGGCCACCTGCTGGATGGGCCGCAACAAGGTCGAGGTGCTCGACGTGCCGGACCCGCGGCTGCTCAACGCGCGCGACGCCGTGGTGCGCATCACCTCGACCGCCATCTGCGGCTCCGACCTGCACCTCGTCGACGGCTACATCCCGACCGTGAAGAAGGGCGACGTCCTCGGCCACGAGTTCATGGGCGAGGTGGTGGAGGTCGGCCCCGAGGTGCGCAACCTGCGAGTCGGGGACCGGGTGGTCGTGCCGTTCCCGATCGCCTGCGGCAACTGCTTCGCCTGCGAGGAGGGCCTGTACTCGATCTGCGAGAACTCCAACCCCAACGCGGGCCTGGCGGAGAAGTTCATGGGCCACTCGCCGGCGGGCATCTTCGGCTACTCCCACATGCTGGGCGGCTTCGCGGGCGGGCAGGCGGAGTACGCGCGGGTGCCGTTCGCCGACGTGGGACCGATCAAGATCGAGGACGATCTGCCCGACGACAAGGTGCTGTTCCTGTCGGACATCCTGCCGACGGGGTACATGGGCGCCGAGATGTGCGACATCAGGCCCGGCCAGACGGTCGCGGTCTGGGGCGCCGGCCCCGTCGGCCTGTTCGCCGTGACCAGCGCGCACCTGCTCGGCGCCGGCAAGGTCATCTGCATCGACCGCTTCCCGTACCGGCTGCGGAAGGCCGAGCAGGCCGGCGCGCATCCGCTCAACTACGAGGAGGTGGAGGTCCTGGAGGCGCTCCGCGACCTGACCGGCGGCCGCGGCCCCGACGCGTGCATCGACGCCGTCGGCATGGAGGCGCACCACCCCACTCCCGCCATGTACGCCTACGACCGGGCCAAGCAGGCCGCCCGAATGGAGACCGAGCGCCCGTACGCGCTGCGCGAGGCCATCCTGGCCTGCCGCAACGGCGGCGTCGTCTCGGTCATCGGCGTCTACGGCGGGCTGCTGGACAAGTTCCCGATGGGCTCGCTGATGAACCGGTCGCTGACCATCCGCACCGGTCAGTGCCACGTCCAGCGCTACCTCCGGCCGCTCCTGGACCGGATCCGCGCCGGCGAGATCGACCCGAGCTTCGTCATCTCGCACCGGCTGCCGCTCAGCGAGGCGCCACGCGGGTTCGAGATGTTCAAGCACAAGCAGGACGAGTGCACGAAGGTCGTGCTGACGCCCTAG
- a CDS encoding SRPBCC family protein yields the protein MRTDSLPRVLGWASLGLGAAQLATPDTVTRLCGVDDSPAARGITRLVGGRELLHAAPLLGGREPTRWAWTRVAGDALDLSLLGAALSGRRGARRRRVAAAMAAVAGITALDLLCAVRGARSATAPLTLHASITINRPREEVYAFWRDLENLPTFMIHLESVRTVGAGRSRWQAKGPATDVVWEAEIIDDRVGELIAWASVRGGVVNTRGMVSFTDGPAGRGTVVDVAMDYTVPGRALGAAVAKMLGEHPEQQVRDDLRRFKQILETGEVLRSDGSPEGTRALRQLRQRPAQPVGGRS from the coding sequence ATGAGAACCGACAGTCTGCCCCGGGTGCTCGGATGGGCCAGCCTGGGTCTGGGCGCGGCGCAACTGGCCACGCCCGACACCGTCACCCGCCTGTGCGGCGTCGACGACTCACCGGCGGCCAGAGGGATCACGAGGCTGGTCGGCGGGCGGGAGTTGCTGCACGCGGCACCGCTGCTGGGCGGTCGCGAGCCGACCCGCTGGGCGTGGACCCGAGTCGCCGGCGACGCGCTGGACCTGAGCCTGCTCGGCGCGGCGCTGTCCGGCCGCAGGGGCGCCAGACGCCGCCGGGTGGCGGCCGCGATGGCCGCGGTCGCCGGCATCACCGCCCTCGACCTGCTGTGCGCGGTGCGCGGCGCGCGCTCCGCAACGGCCCCGCTGACGCTGCACGCCTCGATCACGATCAACCGGCCCCGCGAGGAGGTGTACGCGTTCTGGCGGGACCTGGAGAACCTGCCCACCTTCATGATCCACCTGGAGTCCGTCCGGACCGTCGGGGCGGGCCGCTCCCGGTGGCAGGCCAAGGGCCCGGCGACGGACGTCGTGTGGGAGGCCGAGATCATCGACGACCGGGTCGGCGAGCTGATCGCCTGGGCTTCGGTGCGAGGCGGCGTCGTGAACACCAGAGGCATGGTCTCCTTCACCGACGGACCCGCCGGCCGGGGCACCGTGGTGGACGTTGCCATGGACTACACCGTGCCGGGCCGCGCCCTGGGCGCGGCGGTCGCCAAGATGCTGGGCGAGCACCCCGAGCAGCAGGTCCGCGACGACCTGCGCCGGTTCAAGCAGATACTGGAGACCGGTGAGGTGCTCCGCTCCGACGGCAGCCCCGAAGGCACGCGCGCGCTGCGCCAGCTCAGGCAGCGCCCCGCCCAGCCCGTAGGAGGACGGTCATGA
- a CDS encoding VC0807 family protein, which produces MTVLAAPPEGPVIELPRLAALVRHAVPRIVESMILPVAVFYAGLLAAGPAGGVATAVAWVYGGALVRLVRGRSVPGGVLLAALMVTVRAALALLTGSPLLFFLQPTLGVFCASAAFLGTARVRRPLARRVAEDLVPLPGHVMEEPVMRRFFARQSLVWGCAQLGNATLSLWLLLSQPIETYLLVRTSAVAVLLTGAALLTLGDFRRCLRALQRGA; this is translated from the coding sequence ATGACCGTGCTTGCCGCGCCCCCCGAGGGGCCCGTGATCGAGTTGCCCCGGCTCGCCGCCCTGGTGCGGCACGCGGTGCCGCGGATCGTCGAGAGCATGATCCTGCCGGTCGCGGTGTTCTATGCGGGACTGCTCGCCGCCGGGCCGGCGGGCGGCGTCGCCACGGCCGTGGCCTGGGTGTACGGGGGAGCGCTGGTCCGGCTGGTCAGGGGTCGGAGCGTGCCGGGCGGGGTGCTGCTGGCCGCGCTCATGGTGACCGTGCGGGCGGCGCTGGCGTTGCTGACGGGCAGCCCGCTGTTGTTCTTCCTGCAGCCGACGCTGGGCGTGTTCTGCGCCAGCGCGGCGTTCCTGGGGACGGCCCGGGTGCGGCGGCCCCTGGCGCGGCGGGTGGCGGAGGACCTCGTGCCGCTGCCCGGGCACGTCATGGAGGAGCCGGTCATGCGGCGGTTCTTCGCGCGCCAGTCGCTGGTCTGGGGGTGCGCCCAGCTCGGCAACGCCACGCTGAGCCTGTGGCTGCTGCTCAGCCAGCCGATCGAGACGTACCTCCTCGTGCGGACGTCGGCCGTGGCCGTGCTGCTGACGGGGGCCGCGCTGCTGACGCTGGGCGACTTCCGGCGCTGCCTACGCGCTCTGCAGCGCGGCGCCTGA
- a CDS encoding SURF1 family cytochrome oxidase biogenesis protein: MYRFLLTPRWIALHVVVLLVIPAFVLLGRWQFGRFEERSANSDRVTANLAAPPVPVESLAGPVAEEDDRYRAVTASGSYDAAQGLLVRRRPQEGRPGFYVLTPLVMADGRAVLVNRGWVKAGATADTPPEVPPPPTGQVNVTGRLRLSESEESSGIRDRQGLPAGQVLLINLDTIGKRLPYELLGGYVDLTGQQPDTDPAPEPVPAPDVGAGGGLNLAYGVQWWLFIGVAIGGWILLIRREAADQRAEGAQAGADEETAAPAG, from the coding sequence GTGTACCGCTTCCTCCTCACGCCCCGCTGGATCGCGCTGCATGTCGTGGTCCTGCTGGTGATCCCCGCCTTCGTCCTGCTGGGACGCTGGCAGTTCGGGCGTTTCGAGGAGAGGTCGGCCAACAGCGACCGGGTCACCGCCAACCTGGCCGCTCCGCCGGTGCCCGTGGAGAGCCTGGCCGGGCCCGTGGCCGAGGAGGACGACCGCTACCGGGCCGTGACGGCCTCGGGCAGCTACGACGCCGCGCAGGGGCTGCTCGTACGCCGGCGGCCGCAGGAGGGCCGGCCCGGGTTCTACGTGCTGACGCCGCTGGTGATGGCCGACGGGCGGGCCGTGCTCGTCAACCGCGGATGGGTGAAGGCCGGCGCCACCGCCGACACCCCGCCCGAGGTGCCGCCGCCCCCCACAGGTCAGGTGAATGTCACCGGACGGCTACGGCTGAGCGAGTCCGAGGAGTCGAGCGGCATCAGGGACCGTCAGGGGTTGCCCGCCGGCCAGGTGCTGCTGATCAACCTCGACACCATCGGCAAGCGCCTGCCGTACGAGCTGCTGGGCGGCTACGTCGACCTCACCGGGCAGCAGCCGGACACCGACCCGGCACCGGAGCCGGTCCCCGCGCCCGACGTGGGCGCCGGAGGCGGCCTCAACCTCGCGTACGGCGTGCAGTGGTGGCTGTTCATCGGCGTGGCCATCGGCGGCTGGATCCTGCTGATCCGGCGCGAGGCGGCCGACCAGCGGGCCGAGGGCGCCCAGGCGGGGGCCGACGAGGAGACCGCCGCGCCCGCCGGCTGA
- a CDS encoding winged helix-turn-helix transcriptional regulator, translating into MNVPFRVTNCSIERTLNVVGEKWTFLVLREAFSGVRRFADMQANTGAPRQVLSARLTRLVDEGLLRKEPYREPGQRQRDEYRLTEKGRDLYPLLVALMHWGDRYLAGENGPPVLLTHRDCGAPIEQHFRCAEGHEVAGPREVTARPGSGAALQSA; encoded by the coding sequence ATGAACGTGCCCTTCCGGGTCACCAACTGCTCGATCGAGCGCACCCTCAACGTCGTCGGGGAGAAGTGGACGTTCCTCGTGCTACGCGAGGCGTTCAGCGGCGTGCGCCGGTTCGCCGACATGCAGGCCAACACCGGCGCCCCCCGCCAGGTGCTCAGCGCCCGCCTGACCCGGCTGGTGGACGAGGGCCTGCTGCGCAAGGAGCCCTACCGCGAGCCAGGCCAGCGCCAGCGTGACGAATACCGGCTCACCGAGAAGGGGCGCGACCTGTATCCCCTGCTGGTCGCGCTCATGCACTGGGGCGACCGCTACCTGGCCGGCGAGAACGGCCCGCCGGTCCTGCTCACCCACCGCGACTGCGGCGCCCCCATCGAGCAGCACTTCCGGTGCGCCGAGGGCCACGAGGTCGCCGGACCCCGCGAGGTGACCGCCCGGCCCGGCTCAGGCGCCGCGCTGCAGAGCGCGTAG
- a CDS encoding GNAT family N-acetyltransferase, whose protein sequence is MQGTQIRPARTDDDERIRRFLAGLSLHTRTLRFFTGFSRPAASLVRTLLAVDEHRDALVATLDGEIIGHAMSYRGGVTDVEIAVVVTDRWQGHGLGPRLADALLRRAAAGGATTVGMDVMGENRRALRVIRRLWPDATMKVVSGTVEVTAMIDRAAPFAEQRSAASPLTV, encoded by the coding sequence ATGCAAGGAACCCAGATCCGGCCCGCCCGGACCGACGACGACGAGCGCATCAGGCGCTTTCTGGCCGGACTGTCCCTGCACACGCGCACGCTGCGGTTCTTCACCGGGTTCAGCCGCCCGGCCGCGAGCCTGGTCCGCACGCTGCTCGCCGTGGACGAACACCGCGACGCCCTGGTCGCCACCCTTGACGGCGAGATCATCGGCCACGCCATGAGCTATCGCGGCGGCGTGACCGACGTGGAGATCGCGGTGGTGGTGACCGACCGGTGGCAGGGGCACGGGCTCGGGCCGCGCCTGGCCGACGCCCTCCTCCGCCGCGCCGCCGCAGGAGGGGCCACGACGGTCGGCATGGACGTGATGGGCGAGAACCGGCGGGCCCTGCGCGTGATCCGCCGCCTGTGGCCGGACGCGACGATGAAGGTCGTCTCCGGGACCGTCGAGGTGACCGCTATGATCGACCGGGCCGCGCCATTTGCGGAACAACGTTCTGCTGCTTCACCATTGACAGTGTGA